In Burkholderia sp. HI2500, one DNA window encodes the following:
- the tssM gene encoding type VI secretion system membrane subunit TssM, which translates to MQRILNVLTHPRTLSIVGIVALAAILFIVADMLQLPLLWAAIAFAAILALWLVVALWRRWRVKRANQQLGQVLEEQAETGKIAAPAAAALAPDAKTADLDVLRTRLSDAVKTIKTSKIGQVSGGSALYELPWYIVIGNPAAGKSSAVLNSGLQFPFADKNSAVIHGIGGTRNCDWFFTTEGILLDTAGRYSVHEEDRSEWLGFLGLLKRYRPKAPINGIIVTASIAELTGNRPEFAINLAKNLRQRVQELTEKLEVFAPVYVMFTKADLITGFTEFFSSSDKHEYDRVWGATLPYEPDDKRDVVAQFDTHFEELYEGLKEISVAQLSLSRGNQLSPGQLSFPLEFSTIKPSLRAFLATLFENNPFQYKPIFRGFYFTSALQEGETNSAAAQRIAHRFGLDGAALPKPHSAFSKNGFFLRDLFSKVIFADRQTVRQFASPTKTRLRYATFFGFVAALALALGGWTWSTIGNQQLVANVQADLDNVTRLQQGRNDLQSRLQAMDILEDRIEQLEQFRRDKPISVSLGLYQGDRLEQHLLTEYYNGVRQILLAPVSQNLASFMKDVNAHPEQLVPMTRPPESGAVQGGTMPVSTNAAGAAPQAGAALAASGAAPAAAQQPAAPQGGLYSDASPTNVQDAYNALKTYLMLSDKRHVEQAHLTDQLARFWRGWLETNRGNMPRDEMIKSAERMISFYLARVNDNDWPMIDANLALVDQTRENLRHVVRGMPARQRVYEEIKARASTRFAPMTIARIVGDGNQGLVAGSYAIPGTFTREAWFDYVQPAIRDAATKELQAKDWVLNTSTQDDLTLEGSPEQIQKTLVGMYKTEYAQHWQKFMQGIAVQGFSSFGQAVDGMNRLGDPQDSPIRKILETAYDQTSWDNPSLANVTIKKAQTGVVNWVKQLFSRSPAGQVAAANIDINGNPAEVPMGPIGQEFIGLARIVALHDGTSMLKGYMESLSKVRTRFNVIKNQGDPGPGARQLMQQTLDGNGSELADSLKLVDEQMLTGLTDSQRKSLRPLLVRPLMQAFAVVIQPASAEVNKVWNAQVYQPFQNSLATKYPFAASAKVEAGAGEIAQVFGPDGSIAKFVGTTLGPLAVRRGDTLAARTWGDMGIGLTPDFTNGFARWVAPLAGGAAGSAAASSEPQTVFQILPQPSTGTTEYTIAIDGQQLRYRNTPPQWTNFVWPNPQGSPGATLSATTFDGRTVQLVNEPGRYGLEKLINSAQRKRRPDGTFDLTWAQGSVNVSVTMRIISTSQPSGGGGDQPQQQSLRGLQLPSSVADASAGAAQNATQTAGTGTPAAAPAVAAANATHAQGAQ; encoded by the coding sequence ATGCAACGCATCCTCAACGTGCTGACTCATCCGCGTACGCTCTCGATCGTCGGGATCGTCGCGCTAGCGGCCATCCTCTTCATCGTCGCCGACATGCTGCAGCTGCCGCTCCTGTGGGCGGCGATCGCCTTCGCGGCGATCCTCGCGCTGTGGCTCGTCGTCGCGCTGTGGCGCCGCTGGCGCGTGAAGCGCGCGAACCAGCAGCTCGGCCAGGTGCTGGAAGAGCAGGCGGAAACCGGCAAGATCGCCGCGCCCGCCGCCGCCGCGCTCGCCCCCGACGCGAAGACGGCCGACCTCGACGTGCTGCGCACGCGCCTGTCGGATGCGGTGAAGACGATCAAGACGTCGAAGATCGGCCAGGTGTCGGGCGGCTCCGCGCTGTACGAACTGCCGTGGTACATCGTGATCGGCAACCCGGCCGCGGGCAAGAGCAGCGCCGTGCTCAATTCCGGCCTGCAGTTCCCGTTCGCGGACAAGAACAGCGCCGTGATCCACGGCATCGGCGGTACGCGTAACTGCGACTGGTTCTTCACGACCGAGGGGATCCTGCTCGATACGGCCGGCCGCTATTCGGTGCACGAAGAAGACCGCAGCGAGTGGCTCGGCTTCCTCGGCCTGCTCAAGCGCTACCGCCCGAAGGCGCCGATCAACGGCATCATCGTCACCGCGAGCATCGCCGAACTCACCGGCAACCGCCCCGAATTCGCGATCAACCTCGCGAAAAACCTCCGCCAGCGCGTTCAGGAGCTGACGGAGAAGCTCGAAGTGTTCGCGCCGGTCTACGTGATGTTCACGAAGGCCGACCTGATCACCGGCTTCACCGAATTCTTCAGCAGCAGCGACAAGCACGAGTACGACCGCGTGTGGGGCGCCACCCTGCCCTACGAACCCGACGACAAGCGAGACGTCGTCGCGCAGTTCGACACGCACTTCGAGGAACTCTACGAAGGGCTGAAGGAGATCAGCGTCGCGCAGCTGTCGCTGTCGCGCGGCAACCAGCTGTCGCCGGGCCAGTTGAGCTTCCCGCTCGAATTCTCGACGATCAAGCCGTCGCTGCGCGCGTTCCTCGCGACGCTGTTCGAGAACAACCCGTTCCAGTACAAGCCGATCTTCCGCGGCTTCTACTTCACCAGCGCGCTGCAGGAAGGCGAAACCAACAGCGCGGCCGCGCAGCGCATCGCGCATCGCTTCGGCCTCGACGGCGCCGCGCTGCCGAAGCCGCACAGCGCGTTCTCGAAGAACGGCTTCTTCCTGCGCGACCTGTTCTCGAAGGTGATCTTCGCGGACCGCCAGACGGTGCGGCAGTTCGCGAGCCCGACCAAGACGCGGCTGCGCTACGCGACCTTCTTCGGCTTCGTCGCGGCGCTCGCGCTCGCGCTCGGCGGCTGGACCTGGTCGACGATCGGCAACCAGCAGCTCGTCGCGAACGTGCAGGCCGACCTCGACAACGTCACGCGCCTGCAGCAGGGCCGCAACGACCTGCAGTCGCGCCTGCAGGCGATGGACATCCTCGAGGACCGGATCGAGCAGCTCGAGCAGTTCCGCCGCGACAAGCCGATTTCGGTGTCGCTCGGCCTGTACCAGGGCGACCGTCTCGAGCAGCACCTGCTGACCGAGTACTACAACGGCGTGCGCCAGATCCTGCTGGCCCCGGTGTCGCAGAACCTCGCGTCGTTCATGAAGGACGTGAACGCGCACCCCGAACAGCTCGTGCCGATGACGCGCCCGCCCGAATCGGGCGCCGTGCAGGGCGGCACGATGCCGGTCTCGACGAACGCGGCGGGCGCCGCGCCGCAGGCCGGTGCCGCACTGGCCGCGTCCGGCGCCGCGCCGGCCGCAGCGCAGCAGCCGGCCGCACCGCAGGGCGGCCTCTACAGCGACGCGTCGCCGACCAACGTGCAGGATGCGTACAACGCGCTCAAGACGTACCTGATGCTGTCCGACAAGCGCCACGTCGAGCAGGCGCACCTGACCGACCAGCTCGCCCGCTTCTGGCGCGGCTGGCTCGAGACGAATCGCGGCAACATGCCGCGTGACGAGATGATCAAGAGCGCGGAGCGCATGATCTCGTTCTACCTCGCCCGCGTGAACGACAACGACTGGCCAATGATCGACGCGAACCTCGCGCTCGTCGACCAGACCCGCGAGAACCTGCGCCACGTCGTGCGCGGGATGCCGGCCCGCCAGCGCGTCTATGAGGAAATCAAGGCACGCGCGTCGACCCGCTTCGCGCCGATGACCATCGCGCGCATCGTCGGCGACGGTAACCAGGGGCTCGTGGCCGGCAGCTACGCGATTCCGGGCACGTTCACGCGCGAAGCGTGGTTCGACTACGTGCAGCCGGCGATCCGCGACGCGGCGACCAAGGAACTGCAGGCGAAGGACTGGGTGCTGAACACGTCGACGCAGGACGACCTGACGCTCGAGGGCAGCCCCGAGCAGATCCAGAAGACGCTGGTCGGCATGTACAAGACCGAGTACGCGCAGCACTGGCAGAAGTTCATGCAGGGCATCGCGGTGCAGGGCTTCAGCAGCTTCGGCCAGGCCGTCGACGGGATGAACCGCCTCGGCGACCCGCAGGATTCGCCGATCCGCAAGATCCTCGAGACCGCGTACGACCAGACCTCGTGGGACAACCCGTCGCTCGCGAACGTGACGATCAAGAAGGCGCAGACGGGCGTCGTGAACTGGGTCAAGCAACTGTTCTCGCGCTCGCCGGCCGGCCAGGTGGCGGCCGCCAACATCGACATCAACGGCAATCCGGCCGAGGTGCCGATGGGTCCGATCGGCCAGGAGTTCATCGGGCTCGCGCGGATCGTCGCGTTGCATGACGGCACGTCGATGCTCAAGGGCTACATGGAATCGCTGTCGAAGGTCCGCACGCGCTTCAACGTGATCAAGAACCAGGGCGACCCGGGCCCGGGCGCACGCCAGCTGATGCAGCAGACGCTCGACGGCAACGGGTCGGAACTCGCCGATTCGCTGAAGCTCGTCGACGAGCAGATGCTGACGGGCCTCACCGATTCGCAACGCAAGTCGCTGCGTCCGCTGCTGGTGCGGCCGCTGATGCAGGCTTTCGCGGTCGTGATCCAGCCGGCCAGCGCCGAAGTCAACAAGGTGTGGAACGCGCAGGTCTACCAGCCGTTCCAGAACTCGCTCGCGACGAAGTACCCGTTCGCGGCGAGCGCGAAGGTCGAGGCCGGCGCCGGTGAAATCGCGCAGGTGTTCGGTCCGGACGGCTCGATCGCGAAGTTCGTCGGCACGACGCTCGGGCCGCTCGCGGTACGCCGCGGCGACACCCTCGCCGCCCGCACGTGGGGCGACATGGGCATCGGCCTCACGCCGGACTTCACGAACGGCTTCGCACGCTGGGTCGCGCCGCTCGCCGGCGGTGCGGCAGGCAGCGCCGCCGCGTCGTCCGAGCCGCAGACCGTGTTCCAGATCCTGCCGCAGCCGAGCACGGGCACGACGGAATACACGATCGCGATCGACGGCCAGCAGCTGCGCTACCGCAACACGCCGCCGCAGTGGACCAACTTCGTGTGGCCAAACCCGCAGGGCTCGCCGGGCGCGACGCTGTCCGCGACGACCTTCGACGGCCGCACGGTGCAGCTCGTCAACGAGCCGGGCCGCTACGGTCTCGAGAAGCTGATCAACTCGGCGCAACGCAAGCGCCGCCCGGACGGCACCTTCGACCTGACGTGGGCGCAGGGCAGCGTGAACGTGTCGGTGACGATGCGCATCATCAGCACGTCGCAACCGTCCGGCGGTGGCGGTGACCAGCCGCAGCAGCAGAGCCTGCGCGGCCTGCAGCTGCCGTCGTCGGTCGCCGACGCGAGCGCGGGCGCCGCGCAGAACGCAACCCAGACCGCCGGCACGGGCACGCCGGCCGCAGCGCCGGCCGTCGCGGCCGCCAACGCAACGCATGCCCAGGGGGCGCAATGA
- a CDS encoding M15 family metallopeptidase yields MIAVALVAYFALAVAVAALLLLPGIRATVFESVAQFHGRLTRRANDRASRTRSQIVKSASATRGALNDVQNLLVRRRLMIMVSAGILATPPLVAIALRGRQLFQYDDTARVPDEKIAALLQGEQLVPPPPLPPEVFATKEVEQVRPALKDASRDWNLLDPDFRTRLLLVYKIMHEQYGYEMALLEGYRSPERQNRLAQMGTNVTNAAAFQSYHQFGLAADNAFLRDGKLVISEKDPWAMRGYQLYGQVAEQVGLTWGGRWKMMDLGHVEYHKPGFKLGRGS; encoded by the coding sequence TTGATTGCCGTCGCACTCGTCGCCTATTTCGCCCTTGCCGTAGCGGTTGCGGCACTGTTGCTTTTACCGGGTATCCGCGCGACCGTATTCGAATCCGTCGCCCAGTTTCACGGCCGTCTAACGCGCCGCGCGAACGATCGCGCCTCGCGTACGCGAAGTCAGATTGTTAAATCGGCAAGCGCTACGCGCGGCGCTTTAAACGACGTGCAAAATTTACTGGTTCGCCGGCGCTTGATGATTATGGTATCGGCAGGTATTCTTGCGACGCCGCCATTGGTCGCCATTGCGTTACGCGGCCGGCAATTGTTCCAGTACGACGACACGGCGCGCGTGCCCGACGAGAAGATCGCCGCGCTGCTGCAGGGCGAACAACTCGTGCCGCCCCCGCCGCTGCCGCCGGAAGTCTTCGCCACCAAGGAAGTCGAACAGGTACGCCCGGCGCTGAAGGATGCGAGCCGCGACTGGAACCTGCTGGATCCGGATTTCCGTACGCGTTTGCTGCTGGTCTACAAGATCATGCACGAACAATATGGTTATGAAATGGCGTTGCTGGAAGGTTATCGGAGCCCGGAACGGCAGAACCGGCTGGCGCAGATGGGCACCAACGTGACCAACGCGGCCGCCTTCCAGAGTTATCACCAATTCGGGCTGGCGGCCGACAACGCATTCCTGCGCGACGGCAAGCTGGTCATCTCCGAGAAAGATCCGTGGGCGATGCGCGGCTACCAGTTGTATGGCCAGGTCGCCGAACAGGTTGGCCTGACCTGGGGGGGCCGCTGGAAAATGATGGATCTCGGGCACGTGGAATACCATAAACCCGGTTTTAAACTGGGACGCGGCAGCTAG
- a CDS encoding phage tail protein codes for MSAPENSNSKSPPSLLSDTKPAGDGAQQSRILANLEGRVTPPAEAPRRSLKAPIAAVVALVVAVGGWGAWRMQHAGEQAPAVTAEAAPAAAAPAKAAAASDAAVQVAQNAASAASAVQPATIVNDDAASRTVASASSASAADNSRLSRALANGADDASGAATAGAAAAAAAATTKTAKADAAKGDAAKSAKIAAHGKTDTKADTKAEARKRHKEQQAELAQAKKHRDATPARTAKAGGKDDPDADLLAALVARTKPADKKLAAQKAQAVPTKTAATTGSLASRVKECSERGFFEDQLCRWRVCDGHWGKDPACPSAAQSETRQ; via the coding sequence ATGAGTGCGCCGGAAAATTCAAATTCGAAATCTCCGCCCAGCCTGCTGTCCGATACCAAACCGGCAGGCGACGGAGCTCAGCAGTCGCGCATTCTCGCGAATCTGGAAGGACGTGTCACGCCGCCGGCCGAGGCGCCGCGCCGTTCGCTGAAGGCGCCGATCGCCGCCGTCGTGGCCCTGGTGGTCGCCGTCGGCGGCTGGGGCGCATGGCGCATGCAGCATGCGGGCGAGCAGGCCCCCGCCGTCACGGCCGAGGCTGCGCCGGCAGCCGCCGCGCCGGCGAAGGCCGCAGCGGCCAGCGATGCCGCCGTGCAGGTCGCGCAGAATGCCGCGTCCGCCGCATCCGCCGTGCAACCGGCCACGATCGTCAACGACGACGCAGCTTCCCGAACCGTTGCATCCGCATCGTCCGCGTCCGCCGCGGACAACAGCCGCCTGTCGCGAGCGCTCGCCAATGGCGCCGACGACGCATCGGGTGCGGCCACGGCCGGTGCGGCCGCCGCCGCTGCTGCCGCGACGACCAAAACCGCGAAGGCCGACGCCGCGAAGGGCGACGCCGCGAAGAGCGCGAAGATCGCCGCGCACGGCAAGACCGATACGAAGGCCGACACGAAAGCCGAGGCCCGCAAGCGTCACAAGGAACAGCAGGCCGAGCTCGCGCAGGCGAAGAAGCATCGCGACGCGACGCCGGCCCGTACCGCGAAGGCGGGCGGCAAGGACGATCCGGATGCGGACCTGCTCGCGGCGCTCGTCGCGCGCACGAAGCCGGCCGACAAGAAGCTCGCCGCGCAGAAGGCGCAGGCCGTGCCGACCAAGACGGCCGCGACGACCGGCTCGCTGGCGTCGCGCGTGAAGGAGTGTTCGGAGCGCGGTTTCTTCGAGGATCAACTGTGCCGCTGGCGCGTCTGCGATGGTCACTGGGGCAAGGATCCCGCGTGCCCGAGCGCCGCGCAGTCGGAGACGCGGCAGTAA
- a CDS encoding transporter translates to MDLIVQTYGADTSGMVCGFRFVPGGSGATLDADAAAAWLRTCRAHDAASDDFVWLHFNLAHGASERWMRTHLELPDSFFEFLHEGSRSTRIEQEDGALRAIVNDVMFNLELTPSEIATLFVHVERRIMVTARLKPLRSVDTLRACVRDGEQFRSPAELLVHLLRDQADLLIQIMRRTSVDVDRIEDRFLSQRLTSSRIELGAMRRTLTRLQRMLAPEPGSIFRLLAKPPAWLHLEDVQELRESTEEFSLVLADLAGLNERIKLLQEEIGSRLDEQNNRTLFTLTLVTVIALPINIVAGFFGMNVGGVPFSENKHGFWLMVLLVAGFTALAAWWAFRRRDDR, encoded by the coding sequence ATGGACCTGATCGTACAGACTTACGGCGCCGATACGTCCGGCATGGTGTGCGGATTCCGCTTCGTTCCCGGCGGCTCCGGCGCGACGCTCGATGCGGACGCGGCTGCCGCGTGGCTGCGCACGTGCCGCGCGCACGATGCCGCGTCGGACGATTTCGTCTGGCTGCACTTCAATCTCGCGCACGGCGCGAGCGAGCGCTGGATGCGCACGCATCTCGAGCTGCCCGACAGCTTCTTCGAATTCCTCCACGAAGGCTCGCGCTCGACGCGCATCGAGCAGGAGGACGGCGCGTTGCGCGCGATCGTCAACGACGTGATGTTCAACCTCGAACTGACGCCGTCGGAGATCGCGACGCTGTTCGTCCACGTCGAGCGGCGCATCATGGTCACCGCGCGGCTCAAGCCGCTGCGCTCGGTCGACACGCTGCGCGCGTGCGTGCGCGACGGCGAGCAGTTCAGGTCGCCCGCGGAACTGCTCGTGCACCTGCTGCGCGACCAGGCCGACCTGCTGATCCAGATCATGCGGCGCACGAGCGTCGACGTCGACCGCATCGAGGATCGCTTCCTGTCGCAGCGGCTCACGTCGAGCCGCATCGAGCTCGGCGCGATGCGCCGCACGCTGACGCGCCTGCAGCGCATGCTCGCGCCCGAGCCCGGGTCGATCTTCCGGCTGCTCGCGAAGCCGCCCGCGTGGCTGCATCTCGAAGACGTGCAGGAGCTGCGCGAATCCACCGAAGAGTTCTCGCTGGTGCTCGCCGATCTGGCCGGGCTCAACGAGCGGATCAAGCTGTTGCAGGAAGAGATCGGTTCGCGTCTCGACGAGCAGAACAACCGGACGCTGTTCACGCTGACGCTCGTGACCGTGATCGCGCTGCCGATCAACATCGTCGCCGGCTTCTTCGGGATGAACGTCGGCGGCGTGCCGTTCTCGGAGAACAAGCACGGCTTCTGGCTGATGGTGCTGCTCGTCGCGGGTTTCACGGCGCTCGCCGCGTGGTGGGCGTTCCGTCGGCGCGACGACCGCTAG
- a CDS encoding quinone oxidoreductase family protein, whose protein sequence is MRSIRFDAPAADIESLDARVREIDPPVPADGQMLIEVRAAGVNPSDVKAALGRMPHAVWPRTPGRDWAGIVRSGPDGWIGAPVWGSGGDLGVHRDGSHAEWLVLDAALVRRKPAVLTLDEAAGVGVPFVTAYEGLRRAGMPTAGEVVLVFGANGKVGQAAIQLASAHGATVIGVERSAGGYRGHASGDVHMIDASKEPVADAVRAATGGHGADIVYNTVGSPYFEAANASMAIGARQIFISTIDRSVPFDIFTFYRGQHTFVGVDSLQLGGATVAQILDTLAPGFGNGTLRPFPIGDDYVYPLERAHDAYRAVLAGARERVILKP, encoded by the coding sequence ATGCGCAGCATCCGCTTCGACGCCCCCGCCGCCGACATCGAGTCGCTCGACGCGCGCGTCAGGGAAATCGACCCGCCCGTCCCGGCCGACGGCCAGATGCTGATCGAGGTGCGCGCGGCCGGCGTGAACCCGAGCGACGTGAAAGCCGCGCTCGGCCGCATGCCGCACGCGGTATGGCCGCGCACGCCCGGGCGCGACTGGGCCGGCATCGTGCGCAGCGGCCCGGACGGTTGGATCGGCGCGCCGGTGTGGGGCTCGGGCGGCGATCTCGGCGTGCATCGCGACGGCTCGCATGCAGAATGGCTCGTGCTCGACGCGGCCCTGGTGCGCCGCAAGCCCGCCGTGCTGACGCTCGACGAAGCGGCCGGCGTCGGCGTGCCGTTCGTCACCGCGTACGAAGGCTTGCGCCGCGCCGGCATGCCGACGGCCGGCGAAGTCGTGCTCGTGTTCGGTGCGAACGGGAAGGTCGGCCAGGCGGCGATCCAGCTCGCGAGCGCGCACGGTGCGACCGTGATCGGCGTCGAGCGCAGCGCCGGCGGCTATCGCGGCCACGCATCGGGCGACGTGCACATGATCGACGCGTCAAAAGAACCGGTGGCCGACGCGGTGCGCGCGGCAACCGGCGGCCACGGCGCGGACATCGTCTACAACACGGTCGGCAGCCCGTACTTCGAAGCGGCGAACGCGTCGATGGCGATCGGTGCGCGGCAGATCTTCATCTCGACGATCGACCGCAGCGTGCCGTTCGACATCTTCACGTTCTATCGCGGCCAGCACACGTTCGTGGGCGTGGATTCGCTGCAGCTCGGCGGCGCCACGGTCGCGCAGATCCTCGACACGCTCGCGCCCGGCTTCGGCAACGGCACGCTGCGCCCATTCCCGATCGGCGACGACTACGTGTACCCGCTCGAGCGCGCACACGACGCGTATCGCGCCGTGCTGGCCGGTGCGCGCGAGCGCGTCATCCTCAAGCCCTGA
- a CDS encoding LysR family transcriptional regulator, with protein MDDFLSPHLALFVDVVDQQSFSAAARRLGVAASSVTRRIDRLETQLGIRLLHRTTHALRPTEAGQLLYGRATRMLAELRGLQEDLHSQHDEPSGLLRVDCPAPFGRRHLMAALAAFMQRHPALQVDLVLTDSMVDLQGARLGSDVDLAVRIGPLEDTRFVATVLAPQRRVLCASAAYLARRGEPESPDALAGHDCLAWHGAPPPGAWRFGERRHVPAQPRFRSNHSEALLEAAIDGLGLAHLPTWLAGDALRDGRLRAVLPQFAAAPEPATIHVLRQQARGTARASRLVAFLATWFAQPAWDAAWA; from the coding sequence ATGGACGACTTTCTTTCCCCGCATCTGGCGCTGTTCGTCGACGTGGTCGACCAGCAGAGCTTCTCGGCGGCCGCGCGCCGGCTGGGTGTCGCCGCGTCGTCGGTCACGCGGCGCATCGACCGGCTCGAGACGCAGCTCGGCATCCGTCTCCTGCATCGCACCACGCATGCGTTGCGGCCGACCGAGGCCGGGCAGTTGCTGTACGGGCGCGCGACGCGGATGCTGGCCGAGCTGCGCGGCCTGCAGGAAGACTTGCACAGCCAGCACGACGAGCCGAGCGGGCTGCTGCGCGTCGACTGTCCGGCGCCGTTCGGCCGCCGGCATCTGATGGCCGCGCTGGCTGCCTTCATGCAGCGTCATCCGGCGCTGCAGGTCGACCTGGTGCTGACCGACAGCATGGTCGACCTGCAAGGCGCGCGGCTCGGCTCCGACGTCGATCTCGCCGTGCGCATCGGCCCGCTCGAGGACACGCGCTTCGTCGCGACCGTGCTGGCGCCGCAGCGGCGCGTGCTGTGCGCGAGCGCGGCGTATCTCGCGCGGCGCGGCGAGCCCGAGTCGCCCGACGCGCTCGCCGGCCACGACTGCCTCGCCTGGCACGGTGCGCCGCCGCCGGGCGCATGGCGCTTCGGCGAGCGCCGTCACGTGCCGGCGCAGCCGCGGTTTCGCAGCAATCATTCGGAAGCGTTGCTCGAAGCCGCGATCGACGGGCTCGGTCTCGCGCACCTGCCGACCTGGCTCGCGGGCGACGCGCTGCGCGACGGGCGCTTGCGCGCGGTGCTGCCGCAGTTCGCGGCGGCGCCGGAGCCGGCGACGATCCACGTGTTGCGCCAGCAGGCGCGCGGCACCGCGCGCGCGTCGCGGCTCGTCGCGTTTCTCGCGACGTGGTTCGCGCAGCCGGCATGGGATGCCGCGTGGGCATGA
- a CDS encoding M1 family metallopeptidase: MSINIRKMRYLPIVAALALAGCGGDDGGVGSASALSSAGAPHSGSSPTVTAPPSASNVDKSVSPVELPDTVVPVNYRLWFRPNDALNAFDGRADVEIKVLKPVNNIVIAGHRIKFTNGRITLQPGNIQLIATPQDKGDFYQLRPVSGTISPGNYSLHMEWSGIINFKSYDDPVNHTGGSCGNDPYPGCSAAEGVFRVDLKGTDGKTSGAILTQGETNLSRQWFPGWDEPAFRPTYEVTAEVPQSWRVVSNAAEKPSTNVGGGYKLVQFEKTPPMPSYLLFFGGGLFDTYEDDFTSPLPGGKGGLHLRVFTPPGMSDWAKPAMDRTKQALDFYYRYTGIALPLTKFDTVAANDAFKEQKDLNFGGMENWGSILEFADDILPQPGQPMSHYGNEVLTHEVAHQWFGDLVTADWWDNVWLNESFATFFETKTTIQFFPDEFSWLDQVKNKYRVINRDIGPNAFPVAPNFNGWASNDFVLSASAFTYDKGGHVLKTLENYLGEQTLRKGLQQYLVDYSFGNGTPKRLWDALSKESGQAIGAIGDSYVRQTGVPLISLDTQCDLTKNQTVITLKQQPFPNKNAYPGLQWTVPITLAYGQGLAKRTTLALKDTQTQTRVDGCSGVVADPSGLDYYVVNYSDAAWSGLLTQVNGSTDPVLLANLKSEAALLVANNLAPASRSTSIGSVASPAAMKLRQTPTFGGLEPVTKERPALHYQGIFKPRKVVTQ; this comes from the coding sequence ATGTCGATCAACATTCGCAAGATGCGTTATCTGCCGATCGTCGCCGCGCTCGCGCTAGCCGGGTGCGGCGGCGACGACGGCGGCGTGGGCTCGGCGTCCGCGCTCAGCTCCGCCGGCGCGCCGCACTCGGGCTCGTCGCCCACCGTCACCGCGCCGCCGAGCGCATCCAACGTCGACAAGAGCGTCTCGCCTGTCGAGTTGCCGGACACCGTGGTACCCGTGAACTACCGGCTGTGGTTCCGCCCGAACGACGCGCTGAACGCGTTCGACGGCCGTGCCGACGTCGAGATCAAGGTGCTGAAGCCGGTCAACAACATCGTGATCGCCGGCCACCGGATCAAGTTCACGAACGGCCGCATCACGCTGCAGCCGGGCAACATCCAGCTGATCGCGACGCCGCAGGACAAGGGCGACTTCTACCAGCTGCGCCCCGTGAGCGGCACGATCTCGCCGGGCAACTATTCGCTGCACATGGAATGGTCGGGCATCATCAACTTCAAGTCGTATGACGATCCGGTCAACCACACCGGCGGCAGCTGCGGCAACGATCCGTACCCGGGCTGCTCGGCCGCGGAAGGCGTCTTCCGCGTCGACCTGAAGGGCACCGACGGCAAGACGAGCGGCGCGATCCTAACGCAAGGCGAAACCAACCTGTCGCGCCAGTGGTTCCCGGGCTGGGACGAGCCGGCGTTCCGCCCGACCTATGAAGTGACGGCCGAAGTGCCGCAAAGCTGGCGGGTCGTGTCGAACGCGGCCGAGAAGCCGTCGACCAACGTCGGCGGCGGCTACAAGCTCGTGCAGTTCGAGAAGACCCCGCCGATGCCGTCGTACCTGCTGTTCTTCGGCGGTGGCCTGTTCGACACCTACGAGGACGACTTCACGAGCCCGCTGCCGGGCGGCAAGGGCGGCCTGCACCTGCGCGTGTTCACGCCGCCGGGCATGAGCGACTGGGCGAAGCCGGCGATGGACCGCACCAAGCAGGCGCTCGACTTCTACTACCGCTACACGGGCATCGCGCTGCCGCTCACGAAGTTCGACACGGTGGCCGCGAACGACGCGTTCAAGGAGCAGAAGGACCTGAACTTCGGCGGGATGGAGAACTGGGGATCGATCCTCGAGTTCGCCGACGACATCCTGCCGCAGCCGGGCCAGCCGATGTCGCACTACGGCAACGAGGTGCTGACGCACGAAGTCGCGCACCAGTGGTTCGGCGATCTGGTCACGGCCGACTGGTGGGACAACGTGTGGCTCAACGAGTCGTTCGCGACGTTCTTCGAGACGAAGACGACGATCCAGTTCTTCCCCGACGAGTTCAGCTGGCTCGACCAGGTGAAGAACAAGTACCGCGTGATCAATCGTGACATCGGCCCGAACGCGTTCCCGGTCGCACCGAACTTCAACGGCTGGGCGTCGAACGACTTCGTGCTGAGCGCCAGCGCGTTCACGTACGACAAGGGCGGCCACGTGCTGAAGACGCTCGAGAACTATCTCGGCGAACAGACGCTGCGCAAGGGTCTGCAGCAGTACCTGGTCGACTACTCGTTCGGCAACGGTACGCCGAAGCGTCTGTGGGATGCGCTGTCGAAGGAAAGCGGCCAGGCGATCGGCGCGATCGGCGACAGCTACGTCCGCCAGACCGGCGTGCCGCTGATCTCGCTCGACACGCAGTGCGACCTGACGAAGAACCAGACGGTCATCACGCTGAAACAGCAGCCGTTCCCGAACAAGAACGCGTATCCGGGCCTGCAATGGACGGTGCCGATCACGCTCGCGTACGGCCAGGGTCTCGCGAAACGCACGACGCTCGCGCTGAAGGACACGCAGACGCAAACGCGCGTCGACGGCTGCTCGGGCGTGGTCGCCGACCCGAGCGGGCTCGACTACTACGTCGTGAACTACAGCGACGCGGCCTGGAGCGGGCTGCTCACGCAGGTCAACGGCTCGACCGATCCGGTCCTGCTCGCGAACCTGAAGAGCGAGGCCGCACTGCTCGTCGCGAACAACCTCGCGCCGGCCTCGCGCTCGACGTCGATCGGCTCGGTCGCTTCGCCGGCCGCGATGAAGCTGCGTCAGACGCCGACCTTCGGCGGCCTCGAGCCGGTGACGAAGGAACGCCCGGCACTGCACTACCAGGGCATCTTCAAGCCGCGCAAGGTAGTGACGCAGTAA